One window of the Thermodesulfomicrobium sp. WS genome contains the following:
- a CDS encoding DUF3488 and DUF4129 domain-containing transglutaminase family protein: MAFAPAWILGAVAGAYGLHVLWQPLWVSMALAIALLWRMAVDRGRLPLPPRIVRWTLAAAAMAAVVATHGRTFALDAGTELLCLAAGLKVLEAQSRRDMVLVVLVAYVLAATHVLFAQHLAAAASMLASVVVSTAALASLTAHRPWREDLRVGAWVVLQALPLGLLAFVAIPRLSAGVVGLPLGRAPQGVTGLAETVQPGSIGRLAQSSELALRVAMDGEIPPRTDWYWRAIVLDSVDADGVWTQRRTPMLWQDPPPARWQGRVTLEPHHLPWLVSLDVPTAAPPGARLDQWGRVRWSQPVRDRLVYACSSASVSPPWDGDPGWTMLPPRLAPRTRQLVATWQGGPEAVAQAALAFFAQGGFRYTLDPVAVTGDPVDGFMFETREGFCEHYAAALAVMLRAARIPARVVAGYLGGEVNAVTGHVTVRQSDAHAWVEAVLDPTRGWQRLDPTLAVAPERALRALAQGVGAIRPRLEPVGLHWLRMVWDAADHTWSHWVLDFTAERQRRLAAALAKRLPVGAAAGVVLVLGVQVAGWWRRRRRTDDLAAAYADVRRWLGRQGMHCPAWEGPRSLRRRVEAELPAAAPWVGELLGRYELLRYGGSADAAAAAQLRREIRRRTRRIS, from the coding sequence ATGGCGTTTGCGCCTGCGTGGATTTTGGGGGCCGTGGCCGGGGCCTACGGCCTTCATGTGCTGTGGCAGCCGCTGTGGGTCTCCATGGCGTTGGCAATCGCCCTTCTGTGGCGCATGGCGGTCGACCGCGGCCGCCTGCCGCTGCCTCCCCGAATCGTTCGTTGGACACTTGCCGCTGCGGCCATGGCTGCTGTGGTGGCCACCCATGGCCGTACCTTTGCCCTGGACGCGGGCACCGAGCTCTTGTGCTTGGCGGCGGGCCTCAAGGTACTGGAGGCCCAGAGCCGGCGGGACATGGTGCTCGTGGTGTTGGTGGCATACGTTTTGGCCGCCACCCACGTGCTTTTTGCCCAGCATTTGGCGGCAGCCGCCTCTATGCTGGCAAGCGTTGTGGTCTCCACGGCGGCCCTTGCCAGCCTGACGGCGCACCGTCCCTGGCGCGAGGACCTGCGTGTCGGCGCCTGGGTGGTGCTGCAAGCCCTTCCCTTGGGGCTTCTGGCCTTTGTGGCCATCCCTCGCCTGTCCGCAGGGGTGGTGGGCCTGCCGCTGGGCCGTGCCCCGCAGGGCGTCACCGGGCTGGCGGAGACGGTCCAGCCCGGAAGTATCGGTCGCCTCGCCCAATCCTCGGAACTGGCCCTGCGGGTGGCCATGGACGGGGAAATCCCGCCCCGAACCGATTGGTATTGGCGGGCCATCGTGCTCGACAGCGTGGATGCCGATGGGGTGTGGACCCAGCGCCGCACTCCAATGCTCTGGCAGGACCCGCCGCCGGCCCGTTGGCAGGGGAGGGTGACCTTGGAGCCCCACCACTTGCCGTGGCTCGTCAGCCTGGATGTCCCCACTGCGGCCCCGCCTGGGGCCCGGCTGGATCAATGGGGCCGGGTGCGCTGGTCGCAGCCCGTGCGCGACCGCCTCGTGTATGCGTGCAGCAGTGCCTCGGTTTCGCCCCCATGGGACGGGGATCCCGGCTGGACGATGCTGCCTCCCCGGCTCGCCCCACGCACCCGTCAGCTTGTGGCCACGTGGCAGGGCGGCCCTGAGGCCGTGGCGCAGGCGGCCCTGGCCTTCTTTGCCCAAGGCGGCTTTCGCTACACCCTGGATCCCGTGGCTGTCACGGGCGACCCAGTGGACGGCTTCATGTTCGAGACCCGCGAGGGCTTTTGCGAGCACTACGCCGCGGCCTTGGCGGTGATGCTGCGTGCCGCGCGCATCCCGGCCCGGGTGGTGGCCGGATACCTGGGCGGCGAGGTCAATGCGGTGACCGGGCATGTCACCGTGCGTCAGTCCGATGCCCATGCCTGGGTGGAGGCGGTGCTGGATCCAACGCGCGGCTGGCAGCGTCTGGACCCCACTCTGGCAGTGGCCCCGGAACGTGCCTTGCGTGCTCTTGCCCAAGGGGTGGGGGCCATTCGTCCGCGCCTGGAGCCTGTGGGGCTGCACTGGCTGCGCATGGTTTGGGATGCGGCGGACCATACCTGGAGCCATTGGGTGCTCGATTTCACGGCCGAGCGTCAGCGGCGGCTCGCTGCGGCGTTGGCGAAGCGGCTGCCGGTGGGGGCAGCGGCGGGGGTCGTTCTCGTTTTGGGGGTGCAGGTGGCTGGCTGGTGGCGCCGGCGCCGGCGCACGGACGATCTCGCCGCAGCGTATGCCGATGTGCGGCGCTGGCTTGGCCGCCAGGGCATGCATTGCCCGGCGTGGGAAGGGCCGCGCTCCCTGAGGCGCCGGGTGGAGGCGGAGCTTCCGGCGGCGGCCCCCTGGGTGGGGGAGCTCCTTGGCCGCTATGAGCTCTTGCGCTATGGCGGGTCTGCGGATGCGGCCGCCGCAGCGCAACTGCGCCGGGAAATTCGCCGCCGCACACGGAGAATCTCATGA
- a CDS encoding leucyl aminopeptidase family protein, whose product MELRHTPRYEPKRERALLLLCSPEAPLPSTAQKLWHATLGQAAPSTVLSHDAARIFFGEHGMVVAVPLPQERTAAAMDRLITQAMDLCRMSPAAELVLHPDLFAEAGFAPSAFLLAAAAGLLCGYRFSLAACETSEPLPDLVLITAQPEDVRWAKSIARGVALARDLGNTPANLLSPATLADEAAAVGQQAGWAVQILEGDALASWGCLAAVAGASRVPPRVVVLDSAPHSDQQPLVLVGKGITFDSGGICLKPAAHMHEMKADMAGAAAILGAIAAIHGLGGPCRRTLAILPLAENLPGSGAMRPGDVITARSGLRVEVQNTDAEGRLILADALHLAGEFQPCAIVDVATLTGACVVALGTRIAGLFASSTTIQERVLRLGQSLGETFWPMPLADLYAKDLKSEVADLKNIAQREGGALYAALFLRHFVPHGVPWAHLDIAGPAWSNDKVSLVQAGATGFGVRTLTGLMQEEW is encoded by the coding sequence ATGGAACTTCGCCATACTCCCCGCTACGAGCCCAAGCGCGAGCGCGCCCTCCTGCTTCTGTGTAGCCCAGAAGCGCCCCTGCCGTCCACCGCCCAAAAACTCTGGCACGCAACTCTTGGCCAAGCAGCCCCGAGCACGGTGCTCTCGCACGACGCCGCCCGGATCTTCTTCGGCGAGCACGGGATGGTGGTGGCCGTGCCCCTGCCCCAGGAGCGCACCGCAGCCGCCATGGACCGCCTCATCACCCAGGCCATGGATCTCTGTCGCATGAGCCCGGCAGCAGAACTCGTCCTGCATCCCGATCTTTTCGCGGAGGCCGGATTTGCCCCGTCTGCTTTCCTGCTGGCCGCCGCAGCCGGACTTTTGTGCGGCTACCGGTTTTCCCTTGCTGCCTGCGAAACTTCCGAGCCCTTGCCGGACCTCGTCCTCATCACCGCCCAGCCGGAAGACGTCCGCTGGGCGAAGAGCATCGCGCGCGGAGTGGCCTTGGCCCGGGACCTCGGCAATACCCCGGCCAATCTCCTCTCCCCCGCCACGTTGGCCGACGAGGCCGCGGCCGTGGGCCAGCAGGCCGGGTGGGCGGTGCAGATCCTCGAGGGCGACGCCCTTGCCTCCTGGGGGTGTCTTGCCGCCGTGGCAGGGGCAAGCCGCGTGCCGCCGCGGGTGGTGGTGCTCGACAGCGCCCCGCACAGCGACCAGCAGCCGCTGGTCCTCGTGGGCAAGGGAATCACCTTCGATAGCGGCGGCATCTGCCTCAAACCCGCGGCGCACATGCACGAGATGAAGGCCGACATGGCCGGGGCCGCGGCCATCCTCGGGGCCATCGCCGCCATCCACGGCCTTGGGGGACCTTGCCGACGCACGCTGGCCATCCTGCCTCTGGCGGAAAACCTCCCGGGATCCGGGGCCATGCGGCCTGGGGACGTCATCACCGCCCGCTCGGGACTCCGGGTGGAGGTCCAGAACACCGACGCCGAAGGCCGCCTCATCCTCGCCGACGCCCTGCATCTGGCCGGTGAGTTCCAGCCCTGCGCCATCGTGGACGTGGCCACGCTCACCGGCGCCTGCGTCGTGGCCCTAGGCACCCGCATCGCCGGCCTCTTCGCCTCGAGCACCACCATCCAGGAGCGCGTGCTCCGCCTGGGTCAAAGCCTCGGCGAAACCTTCTGGCCCATGCCCCTTGCCGACCTCTACGCAAAGGACCTGAAAAGCGAGGTGGCGGACCTCAAAAACATCGCCCAGCGCGAAGGCGGGGCGCTGTACGCGGCGCTCTTTTTGCGCCACTTCGTCCCCCACGGGGTCCCCTGGGCGCACCTGGACATCGCCGGCCCGGCCTGGTCGAACGACAAGGTATCCCTCGTGCAGGCAGGCGCCACCGGCTTTGGCGTGCGCACCCTGACCGGCCTCATGCAGGAGGAATGGTGA
- the thpR gene encoding RNA 2',3'-cyclic phosphodiesterase yields the protein MRLFVGVPIPQAMAEAVGEVCQTWARKLRSRVAWVRPALMHVTLKFLGEVPPAQVPAIQSALEALAAPAFSLAPQGAGFFPSAARPRVFWLGFGEGAPELRNLAQGLEAALEPLGFAPETRPFTGHVTLARIKDAAPGDPWLQAAQAVAALQLPVFAVDRMVLWQSILGPQGPRYQPVREYLLSRG from the coding sequence ATGCGGCTCTTCGTCGGTGTCCCCATCCCGCAGGCCATGGCCGAGGCCGTGGGAGAAGTATGCCAAACCTGGGCGCGGAAACTTCGCTCCCGCGTGGCGTGGGTCCGGCCTGCGCTCATGCACGTGACCCTCAAGTTTCTCGGCGAAGTCCCGCCGGCCCAAGTGCCCGCCATTCAAAGCGCCCTCGAGGCGCTGGCTGCGCCTGCCTTTTCCCTTGCCCCGCAAGGCGCAGGGTTCTTTCCTTCCGCAGCGCGGCCGCGGGTCTTTTGGCTCGGCTTTGGCGAGGGCGCCCCGGAGCTTCGCAACCTCGCCCAGGGCCTGGAAGCCGCCCTAGAGCCGCTGGGGTTTGCCCCGGAAACCCGGCCCTTCACCGGCCACGTGACCCTGGCGCGCATCAAGGACGCAGCCCCAGGAGACCCCTGGCTGCAGGCGGCCCAAGCCGTGGCCGCCCTGCAGCTGCCCGTCTTCGCCGTGGACCGGATGGTGCTGTGGCAAAGCATCCTTGGCCCCCAGGGGCCGCGCTACCAGCCTGTGCGCGAATACCTCCTCTCACGGGGCTAA
- a CDS encoding glucan biosynthesis protein translates to MSFRAVLVVLLCWATYAHAADFSWEALQEQARQLAQAPHGEQRLALPTPLAQLSYDAWRDIRFRPEESLWRSAKLPFEVQFFHPGMLYDRAVDIFILNNNTATLVPFRTESFDYGKTGIAPKNLPELAYAGFRVHTDINTKTYKDEFLVFLGASYFRAVAQGQHYGISARGLAIDTAEPSGEEFPFFRTFWIQEPKKKDKTITIFALLDSPRTTGAYRFVATPGAETIIDVDAVLYPRATLTHVGLAPLTSMFIFGENTWPRTFDDFRPEVHDSDGLAIHLANGEWIWRPLRNPTNLTVNVFEAPGLRGFGLLQRDTLFDHYQDLEAFYHKRPSVWIEPKGDWGPGEVRLVQIPSPEEIHDNIVAYWKPATPVEAGKPFAVSYRMRWCAAQAVLPPLAAVTATRTGQGRTKGSRMFALDFAGPVLQTLPADAVLDASIWVGEGGRVTDKHITRNPETGGFRVVFEVTTDKDSPLARMLPDKQPDTEMRVILLHGITPISETWSYACKL, encoded by the coding sequence GTGTCCTTTCGTGCTGTCTTGGTCGTGCTGCTGTGTTGGGCCACGTATGCCCATGCCGCGGATTTCTCGTGGGAAGCCTTGCAAGAACAGGCCCGACAATTGGCCCAAGCCCCGCATGGAGAGCAGCGCCTCGCCCTCCCCACCCCACTCGCCCAGCTGAGCTATGACGCATGGCGGGACATCCGCTTCCGCCCGGAAGAAAGCCTGTGGCGCAGCGCCAAGCTTCCCTTTGAGGTCCAATTCTTTCATCCCGGCATGCTCTACGACCGCGCGGTGGACATCTTCATCCTGAATAACAATACCGCCACCCTCGTCCCCTTCCGAACCGAATCCTTCGATTACGGAAAAACCGGCATCGCCCCCAAAAACCTCCCGGAACTCGCCTACGCCGGGTTTCGGGTGCATACCGACATCAACACCAAGACCTACAAGGACGAGTTCCTCGTCTTTCTCGGGGCGAGCTATTTCCGGGCCGTGGCCCAAGGGCAGCACTACGGCATCTCGGCGCGGGGGCTGGCCATCGACACCGCAGAGCCTTCCGGGGAAGAGTTCCCCTTCTTCCGCACCTTCTGGATCCAAGAACCGAAGAAAAAAGACAAGACCATCACCATCTTTGCCCTGCTGGACAGCCCGAGGACGACCGGCGCCTACCGATTTGTGGCCACCCCAGGCGCCGAGACCATCATTGATGTGGACGCCGTCCTCTATCCGCGCGCCACGCTCACCCATGTGGGCCTCGCCCCCCTGACCAGCATGTTCATCTTTGGCGAAAACACCTGGCCGCGCACCTTCGACGACTTCCGGCCCGAGGTGCACGACTCCGACGGGCTCGCCATCCATCTGGCCAACGGCGAATGGATCTGGCGCCCCCTGCGCAACCCCACCAATCTTACGGTCAACGTCTTCGAAGCCCCCGGACTACGGGGCTTTGGCCTGCTGCAGCGGGACACCCTTTTTGACCATTACCAGGACCTGGAAGCGTTCTACCACAAGCGCCCCAGCGTCTGGATCGAACCCAAGGGCGATTGGGGCCCTGGGGAAGTCCGGCTGGTGCAGATCCCTTCGCCTGAAGAAATCCACGACAACATCGTTGCCTACTGGAAACCTGCCACCCCCGTGGAAGCGGGCAAACCGTTTGCCGTTTCCTACCGCATGCGCTGGTGCGCTGCCCAGGCGGTGCTGCCGCCGCTCGCCGCAGTCACGGCCACGCGCACCGGCCAGGGACGGACCAAAGGGAGCCGGATGTTTGCCCTGGATTTTGCCGGCCCAGTCCTCCAGACGCTCCCCGCCGATGCCGTGCTCGACGCCTCCATCTGGGTGGGCGAGGGCGGCCGAGTCACCGACAAGCACATCACGCGCAACCCCGAAACCGGAGGCTTCCGCGTAGTGTTTGAAGTCACCACGGACAAAGACTCCCCCCTTGCCCGCATGCTGCCCGACAAACAGCCCGACACCGAGATGCGGGTCATCCTCCTGCACGGCATCACGCCCATTTCGGAAACCTGGAGCTACGCCTGCAAGCTATGA
- a CDS encoding metallophosphoesterase family protein — protein sequence MLVAVLADVHANLEALQAVWADLTACGADQVVCLGDLVGYGPDPEAVVRFVQEHPVTCCRGNHDQAVVCPASAMHFHPQARLTLPVVAGLLSESSRAYLEGLPRSLKFQGAYGVHGFPPEDVFTYLHDVDDTQVAAWAARRPLTFVGHTHALAWLEVSGREVVRHPLAPGAVIRLKSPSLINVGSVGQPRDATRDAKYVLWHVEASQIQVRAVPYPAQRTAAKIRARGLPEAYARRLL from the coding sequence GTGCTCGTGGCCGTGCTTGCGGACGTCCACGCCAACCTGGAGGCCCTGCAGGCCGTCTGGGCGGACCTTACCGCCTGCGGCGCGGACCAGGTGGTCTGTTTGGGGGATCTGGTAGGCTACGGCCCGGACCCCGAGGCCGTGGTGCGCTTTGTCCAGGAGCATCCGGTTACCTGCTGCCGCGGCAATCATGACCAGGCCGTGGTCTGTCCGGCATCGGCCATGCATTTTCATCCCCAGGCCCGCCTCACCTTGCCGGTGGTGGCGGGTCTGCTTTCCGAGTCTTCGCGGGCGTATCTGGAAGGGCTTCCCCGCAGCCTTAAGTTTCAGGGCGCCTACGGCGTGCACGGATTCCCGCCGGAAGACGTGTTCACCTATCTGCACGATGTGGACGACACCCAGGTGGCGGCGTGGGCGGCCCGAAGGCCGCTCACCTTCGTCGGCCACACCCATGCCCTGGCCTGGCTGGAGGTGTCCGGCCGCGAGGTGGTCCGGCACCCGCTTGCGCCGGGCGCGGTGATACGTCTCAAGTCTCCATCTTTGATCAATGTGGGCAGTGTGGGGCAGCCCCGGGACGCGACCCGGGATGCCAAGTACGTGCTCTGGCACGTGGAGGCGTCCCAGATCCAGGTGCGGGCCGTGCCGTACCCGGCGCAGCGTACCGCGGCCAAGATCCGGGCCCGAGGGCTCCCGGAGGCCTACGCCCGGCGGCTGTTATGA
- the fdhD gene encoding formate dehydrogenase accessory sulfurtransferase FdhD — translation MSSHPLEPLVSVEIVRVTPEKVHGQQDVVATEVPVTIVAGSVEIATVMATPEALDDLARGFLVTSGLLAPEDIGAVCVDTGLWRVEVETARPVDAALLVRRTYSSGCGKGVVFASALEADLAALPVTWQVDASTVFALVHAFRRHSELHQATGGVHSVALARGSEVLVTCDDVGRHNALDKAVGQALRRSLPVAQTMALTTGRIAAEIVHKCRRAEIPMVVSLGATTHQAVLTARRLGVTLVAFARQGRFSIFAGPERVAGVSQVLAP, via the coding sequence ATGTCGTCCCATCCGTTGGAGCCGCTTGTCTCGGTGGAAATAGTCCGGGTCACGCCGGAAAAGGTGCATGGCCAGCAGGACGTGGTGGCCACGGAAGTGCCGGTGACCATCGTGGCGGGGAGTGTGGAGATCGCCACCGTGATGGCCACCCCCGAAGCATTGGACGACCTTGCCCGGGGGTTTTTGGTGACCTCGGGCCTGCTTGCCCCGGAAGACATCGGCGCTGTTTGCGTGGATACCGGCCTGTGGCGGGTGGAGGTGGAGACCGCCCGGCCGGTGGATGCCGCGCTGTTGGTGCGGCGGACGTACTCGTCGGGGTGCGGCAAGGGGGTGGTGTTCGCCTCGGCCCTGGAGGCGGATCTCGCGGCGCTTCCGGTGACCTGGCAGGTGGATGCCTCGACGGTGTTTGCGCTGGTGCACGCCTTCCGCCGCCATTCGGAACTGCATCAGGCCACCGGGGGGGTGCACTCCGTGGCCTTGGCGCGCGGCAGCGAGGTGCTCGTGACCTGCGACGACGTGGGCCGGCACAATGCCTTGGACAAGGCCGTGGGGCAGGCCTTGCGTCGGTCCCTTCCTGTGGCCCAGACCATGGCCCTGACCACCGGCCGCATTGCGGCGGAGATCGTCCACAAATGCCGCCGTGCCGAGATCCCCATGGTGGTCTCCCTGGGGGCGACCACCCATCAGGCCGTGCTCACGGCCCGGCGCCTTGGGGTGACCCTGGTGGCCTTTGCCCGTCAGGGCCGGTTTTCCATCTTCGCCGGGCCAGAGCGGGTGGCGGGCGTTTCCCAGGTCTTAGCCCCGTGA
- a CDS encoding cytochrome c3 family protein — protein MKHFGLAAVSVLAMAASVAAAPMQMPESVTMSTKQFSNYTPKKGPVTFNHASHMSVSCISCHHTVPDTYTFQSCMSEGCHDNIASRTDENSVYRAFHTGQDKRSCVACHREVKKQGLGDAPLACNSCHIKE, from the coding sequence ATGAAGCATTTTGGTCTGGCTGCAGTATCCGTACTGGCCATGGCGGCTTCCGTGGCAGCTGCGCCCATGCAGATGCCCGAAAGTGTCACCATGAGCACCAAACAATTTTCCAACTACACCCCCAAAAAGGGTCCGGTCACCTTCAACCATGCCTCGCACATGAGCGTTTCCTGCATCAGCTGCCACCACACCGTGCCCGACACCTACACCTTCCAGAGCTGTATGAGCGAAGGCTGCCACGACAACATCGCCAGCCGTACCGACGAAAACTCCGTCTACCGCGCCTTCCACACCGGCCAGGACAAACGCAGCTGCGTGGCCTGCCACCGGGAAGTCAAAAAGCAGGGCTTGGGAGATGCTCCTCTGGCCTGCAATAGCTGCCACATCAAAGAATAG
- a CDS encoding protein kinase, which translates to MKTIGPYPIVGLLGRGGTAVVYRVVHPRLGFPMALKWLRPRPLLLDLWGEAEVRRRFAAEAELLGRLRHRHLAMVYDVGEHQGWPYLLVEYRCVHLGLVLGEPLAADGPCRALEPGWALRVARQILGVLGMLHAQGLVHRDVQPANVLLTEDGDVRLIDLGLVLRPGHGEQVPPQLQVGTPFYAAPEQEKAPGAVGPAADLYAVGVLVHRMVSGHLPDGPGRMHPHSLFTAPWQRFFATALAVDPRRRFASAGQMDEAVAALEAAWRTQQEAACALETPAQGIEAASVRHVPIRTGVRPRQPFGFLDALGRPHGAPASLTHKDDGLWDAEAGLLWQPRVSAWAMTWEEAHRFAAEDGWRLPTVEEGARLLGQSHCPMWPALPHVAWLWTADRRSFTSAWCLDARGGAVTWQDCGPVGCLAHVLGVRGPF; encoded by the coding sequence ATGAAAACCATCGGCCCCTATCCCATTGTCGGCCTGTTGGGGCGTGGGGGCACTGCCGTGGTGTACCGGGTGGTGCATCCCCGGTTAGGCTTTCCCATGGCCCTCAAGTGGCTGCGTCCCCGCCCTCTTTTGCTCGACCTTTGGGGGGAGGCGGAGGTGCGGCGGCGTTTTGCCGCGGAGGCCGAACTCTTGGGCCGTTTGCGCCACCGGCATTTGGCCATGGTGTACGACGTGGGAGAGCATCAGGGGTGGCCCTATCTGCTGGTGGAATATCGCTGTGTCCACTTGGGCTTGGTCTTGGGGGAACCCTTGGCCGCGGACGGCCCGTGCCGCGCGCTGGAGCCTGGGTGGGCCCTGCGGGTGGCGCGGCAGATCCTGGGCGTATTGGGGATGCTCCACGCCCAGGGGCTCGTGCACCGGGACGTACAGCCTGCCAATGTCCTGCTCACCGAGGACGGGGACGTGCGCCTCATCGATTTGGGGTTGGTCTTGCGGCCAGGGCACGGCGAACAGGTTCCGCCCCAGTTGCAGGTGGGCACCCCCTTTTATGCGGCCCCGGAGCAGGAGAAGGCCCCCGGCGCTGTCGGCCCCGCGGCGGATCTCTATGCCGTGGGGGTGCTCGTGCATCGTATGGTGAGTGGCCATCTCCCGGACGGGCCGGGCCGCATGCACCCGCATTCGCTCTTCACTGCGCCGTGGCAGCGGTTTTTCGCCACTGCCCTGGCGGTGGACCCACGGCGGCGTTTTGCCTCTGCCGGGCAGATGGACGAGGCGGTGGCGGCGCTGGAGGCAGCGTGGCGCACCCAACAGGAGGCCGCGTGTGCTTTGGAGACTCCGGCGCAAGGTATTGAGGCCGCGAGCGTGCGCCACGTCCCCATCCGTACCGGGGTGCGGCCCCGGCAGCCCTTTGGGTTCCTCGATGCCTTGGGAAGACCCCACGGTGCGCCGGCCTCGCTGACGCACAAAGACGACGGCTTGTGGGACGCCGAGGCGGGGCTTCTCTGGCAACCGCGGGTTTCTGCGTGGGCCATGACCTGGGAAGAGGCCCACCGGTTTGCGGCCGAAGACGGCTGGCGGCTGCCTACGGTGGAGGAAGGGGCGCGCCTTCTTGGACAGAGCCACTGCCCCATGTGGCCGGCGCTGCCCCACGTGGCGTGGCTGTGGACCGCGGATCGGCGCAGTTTTACTTCCGCATGGTGCTTGGACGCGCGCGGCGGCGCCGTGACCTGGCAGGACTGCGGCCCTGTGGGCTGTCTTGCCCATGTGCTTGGGGTGCGCGGCCCTTTTTAG
- the mdoH gene encoding glucans biosynthesis glucosyltransferase MdoH → MATFASREYLHMPWRRVAARRRWLLIALVVLPAILAARIMGSLLPHGGGTALEAAILVVYGVLFVWISLGFWTAMAGFWTLVRGHDPFAVTRPRPDDAPIRPHVRTAILFPICNEDSVRIQAGIRAVWLSLERADPHHRFDIHILSDSNDPERWVQEEAMWRQLTTSLDAEGRIFYRRRRINLKRKSGNVADFCRRFGAHYTYMVVFDADSVMTGSTLVELVRIMERRRTIGILQTAPACTGRETLIARAQQFANRLYGPMYVAGLHHWFLGDAQFWGHNAIIRVAPFMRHCALPRLPGKPPLGGDIMSHDFVESALMRRAGYAVWLAYDLEGSYEEVPPNLLNELKRDRRWCQGNLQHLRLVFTRGIFPGHRALFLNGVMSYGSALLWFLLLALSTAEAVVEAVRTPIYFPTSTKTLFPSWPVWDPWPALTLLGATAAVLFLPKVCALLLAVIQGRRRLFGGLFALAGSVLTEVLLSTLLAPIRMLFHSKFVFLTLLGRGIGWGTQQRDDQGTPFLDALRFHGGGTLLALLWGGSMLVINPTFFWWISPLVFSLVLSIPVSMISSRAEAGRLLRRLRIFCTPEEVQLPQEYQDIESYLEEVASQRPRLGISPEAGFVRAVADPEINLLHRALLRAPRTLAPSIAARRDALVERALTHGPKALSPAEREELLFDPERMHTLHQRLWQLPEQQLRHQWGVHLDG, encoded by the coding sequence ATGGCCACCTTTGCTTCCCGCGAATACCTCCACATGCCGTGGCGCCGCGTGGCTGCACGGCGGCGCTGGCTGCTCATCGCCTTGGTGGTGCTCCCGGCGATCCTGGCAGCGCGCATCATGGGCTCCCTCCTCCCCCACGGTGGGGGCACTGCCCTGGAGGCCGCCATCCTCGTGGTGTACGGGGTGCTCTTTGTGTGGATTTCCTTGGGGTTTTGGACCGCCATGGCCGGATTCTGGACGCTGGTGCGCGGCCACGACCCCTTCGCCGTGACCCGGCCACGCCCCGACGACGCCCCTATCCGCCCGCATGTACGCACCGCCATCCTCTTTCCCATCTGCAATGAAGACTCCGTACGCATCCAGGCAGGCATCCGCGCCGTGTGGCTCTCCCTTGAGCGCGCCGATCCCCACCACCGCTTCGACATCCATATCCTCAGCGATTCCAACGATCCTGAGCGCTGGGTGCAGGAGGAGGCCATGTGGCGGCAGCTCACCACCAGCCTCGATGCTGAAGGCCGCATCTTCTACCGCCGCCGGCGCATCAATTTGAAACGCAAAAGCGGCAATGTGGCGGATTTTTGCCGTCGCTTCGGCGCCCACTACACCTACATGGTGGTCTTCGATGCCGATTCCGTGATGACCGGAAGCACCCTCGTGGAGCTGGTCCGCATCATGGAGCGCCGCCGCACCATCGGCATCCTCCAGACCGCCCCGGCATGTACAGGCCGGGAAACCCTTATCGCCCGCGCCCAACAATTCGCCAACCGGCTCTACGGCCCCATGTACGTAGCGGGCCTGCACCATTGGTTCTTGGGAGACGCCCAATTCTGGGGACACAACGCCATCATCCGCGTGGCCCCGTTCATGCGCCATTGCGCCCTGCCACGGCTCCCCGGCAAGCCGCCCTTGGGCGGCGACATCATGTCCCATGATTTCGTGGAATCGGCCCTCATGCGCCGTGCGGGCTACGCCGTGTGGCTGGCCTACGACCTGGAAGGCTCCTACGAAGAGGTCCCGCCCAATCTGCTCAACGAGCTCAAACGCGACCGCCGCTGGTGCCAGGGGAATCTCCAGCATTTGCGGCTGGTGTTCACCCGCGGCATCTTTCCCGGGCACCGTGCCTTGTTCCTCAATGGCGTCATGAGCTACGGCTCGGCGCTGCTGTGGTTTCTGCTCCTTGCCCTGTCCACCGCCGAGGCCGTGGTGGAGGCGGTGCGCACTCCCATCTATTTTCCCACCTCCACCAAGACCCTCTTCCCGTCCTGGCCGGTGTGGGACCCCTGGCCCGCCCTCACCCTCCTTGGTGCCACCGCCGCCGTGCTCTTCCTGCCCAAAGTCTGCGCCCTGCTCCTGGCCGTGATCCAAGGCCGGCGCCGGCTCTTTGGCGGGCTCTTCGCCCTGGCGGGCAGCGTCCTGACCGAGGTACTGCTCTCCACCCTTCTGGCCCCCATCCGCATGCTCTTTCACAGCAAGTTCGTCTTCCTCACCCTTCTGGGCCGGGGCATCGGCTGGGGCACCCAGCAGCGTGACGACCAAGGCACCCCCTTCCTCGACGCCCTGCGCTTCCACGGCGGCGGCACCCTGCTGGCGCTTCTTTGGGGGGGGAGTATGCTCGTCATCAATCCCACCTTCTTTTGGTGGATCTCGCCCCTCGTGTTTTCCCTCGTGCTCTCCATCCCGGTGTCCATGATTTCGAGCCGGGCCGAGGCCGGACGATTGCTCCGCCGCCTGCGCATCTTCTGCACCCCGGAAGAAGTCCAGCTTCCCCAAGAGTACCAGGACATCGAGAGCTATCTGGAGGAAGTGGCAAGTCAGCGTCCCCGTCTGGGCATAAGTCCGGAGGCCGGATTCGTGCGCGCGGTGGCAGACCCGGAGATCAACCTGCTGCACCGGGCCTTGCTGCGTGCCCCCCGCACCCTTGCCCCGAGCATCGCCGCCCGCCGCGACGCATTGGTGGAGCGCGCCCTCACCCACGGCCCCAAGGCCCTCTCGCCCGCGGAGCGCGAAGAGCTGCTCTTCGACCCCGAACGCATGCACACCCTCCACCAACGGCTGTGGCAGCTGCCGGAACAGCAGCTGCGCCACCAGTGGGGAGTCCATCTGGACGGCTAG